AGCGTATTCCTATGGAAAAGCCTTTTCTCAAGTTAGCCTCCAAATTGACCCAAATACCAAAGATATTGTAAAAAAACAAGCAAAGATCATTATCACCTCACATGAACATATAAAACCAGATCAAGAAACGGCTTCTCTTATTGATAAATATGAAAAAAAACTGGGAAGCTATTTTAATCAAATTGTAGGAAATCTGCCTGTAGAAAAAACACGAAATCAAAATGCCAACGGAGAATCCCCATTAGGAAAAATGATTGCTGAATCTGAACGTGAAGCCATTGGGACAGCTATTGCCTTTGTCCATCAAGGAGAAATGCGGGAAAATTTAAAGAAAGGAGATATCACGATAGGAGATCTATACACAGACCTTCCTTTTGGGCACAGTGTCTGTAAAGTCATCTTAACAGGAAGTCAAATAAAACTAGTTTTAGAGCAGCAATGGAGGAAAGATCAGGAAAATGATATGCTGCAAACGGAAGGACTAACATATAATTGGAACCCCAATGCCCCAATTGGCAGTCGAATTACATTCATTAAAGATGTGAATGGGCAAAATCTTAGCCCTGACAAGAAATATGAAGTTGCAGTTAGTAATTATTTAGCTTCAGGCGGAGATAACTTCAGTGCGTTTGAAAAAGGAAGACTCGTTGAATCGGGCCCGCAAGTTGTCACTTCCGTTATGCATTATATCCAACAAAATTATCCTCGCCATTAGAGGAGGTTTTGATGGATTTGAAAAAAATGCTTATCATATTGCAACAACCCCAACAAGAACAGTTTGGGGTTATTTTTCTGGAGTTTTATTTAATCATTTTCAAACAAACCTATTCTTTTCCAATGTCATAAAATTGCCTTGATTTTAAAGCAGATATGACAGGAAATGGGATTAAAATAAAGGAAAAAGAAGTTATTTTTTGAAGTCATCTACGTTAAACATTTGTTTGCTATAAATATAATCTGGAGAATACCAAGGGGGGATGACATTTCATTATTTTTGAAAAGTAAAGCGTACACACAAGGCAGCTAGGCATTGGATGTAAATGATTGAAATGCAAATATTGGTTGTGAAGGTGGTACGTATGGCTGAAATCATAAGTATTGAAAAGGCAGTTAACTTGGTGGAAGACGGCATGACGGTCATGATTGGCGGTTTCTTGGGAGTCGGTGCACCGGAGAATTTAATTGCTGCCTTAATCGAAAAAGATGTAAAAAGTTTAACGATTATCACGAATGATACGGCCTTTCCTAATAAAGGGGCAGGAAAACTGATTGTAAACAAACAAGCAAGAAAGGTCATAGCCTCCCATATTGGGACAAATCCGGAAGCAGGAAGGCAAATGAATAGTAACGAGCTGGAAGTTACATTAATCCCACAAGGTACATTAGCTGAACAGATCAGATGTGCAGGTTCGGGGCTAGGAGGAATTCTAACTCCTACCGGTATCGGTACAGAGGTGGAAAAAGGAAAGCAAATCTTATTAGTCGAAAACCAAGAATATTTATTGGAAACGCCGATTAGGGCTGATGTAGCTTTAATCAGAGGTTCTATTGTAGACAAAGCGGGGAATGTATTCTATAACTATTCGACCAGAAATTTTAATCCCTTGATGGCCGCTGCTGCAGATCTTGTCATCGTTGGGGCAGAGAAAATAGTGGAAACGGGAGACTTGGATCCTAATATGGTTATGACTCCTGGGATCTTTGTAGATTACATTGTAGGCGGTGAGAAATAATGGATAGTAAAACTGCCAAACAAATCATCGCCAAAAGGATTGCGAAAGAATTAAAAGATGGTGATGTTGTTAATTTAGGTATAGGGATCCCGACATTAGTGGCGGATTATGTTAATCCCGATGTCAATATCATTTTCCATTCAGAAAATGGTTTTGTAGGATTGGGACCATCACCTCAACCGGGAAAAGAGCATAAAGATATCGTTAATGCCAGTGGCCAACTTGCATCGATTCAAAAAGGTGCAGCCTTTTTTGATAGCGCTTTATCATTTGGAATTATTCGCGGTGGCCATGTAGATGTAACGGTTCTTGGCGCGTTAGAAGTCGATGAAAAGGGCAATTTGGCGAATTATATCATTCCTGGAAAACTGGTTCCAGGGATGGGCGGAGCGATGGATTTAGTAACCGGAGCCAAAAAAGTGATCATCGCCATGTTGCATACGGCAAATGGAGCTCCTAAAATTCTGAAGGAGTGTAGCCTGCCATTGACAGGAAAAGGGAAGGTAGATCTAATTGTTACCGATATGGCGGTAATCGAGGTAACACCTAATGGCTTGCTTCTAAAGGAGATGGCACCAGGAGTATCACTGAAGGATATCCTAGAAAAAACAAAAGCCGATTTAATGATTAGTGAAGAATTAAATGCGACCGTAGTATAGGTTCAAAAAACAGGACGGAAATGTAATGATATCAGCTCATTATCCATTTCAGTCCTGTTTTTATTATGAGAAAAATAAAGCATAAGATTACCGCTCCTACAGTTGAATAGATATAATGATCCATATGGATTTCATTTAACCATAAGAATAATGAAATCCACTCCTGATACAAACTAAATAAAAAAGGAGGACACAGGATGTCTCAATTAAAATTTGATACAAAAATACTTTCGATATTAGAAGATAAAATCCAATTAATCAAAACGGAAAAAGGAGCTATTTATTTAGTTGGTCCGATTCGGCTTCCCGTTAATTTATATGGGGAAACAGTAATCTTTAAGTGGTATTGCTGGCTGAACTGCAATGAGGTGACAGAGGACTTTGAACGGATTATTGAGAAATTGTCCTCTGTTAACTTAGCGGAACTCCAGCAATCAAGTGTTTTAGTCTATGGCGACTTTGAATATGGGGATGATGCCATCATTAGAATGCATTCCATTTGCCATACAGGCGATATTTTTGGCAGCAAGCGCTGTGATTGCGGATACCAATTAAAACAATCAATGAAAATGATTGTAGATCACGGAACCGGGGCGTTGTTTTATTTGGCAAACCATGAAGGCAGGGGCATCGGATTATTCAGTAAAGCTATGGCCTATATCCTTCAGGAAAATGGATATGATACGGTTGAAGCAAACCAAGCACTTGGTTTTGTTGACGATTCAAGAAATTATAGTGATGCCATTCAGGTACTTAAAGCATTGCGATCCAAGCCGGTCACACTCATTACGAACAATCCGAAAAAATTGGCCGCATTGAAACATGCCGGACTCCCTGTTTCAGGAAGAGAATCATTATGGGGAGATATATCCGAATATAATGAGAAATATCTTCAAACGAAAATCAATCGGTCGGGTCATTTAAAAGATGAAGGAACATGTCCACATGACTAATCATGAATTTTATATGGATTTGGCACTTAAAACAGCCCAAGCCATGAAAGGGCAGACAGATCCAAATCCTTTAGTAGGTGCAGTTATTGTAAATGAAAACCGAATTGTTGGCATTGGTGCTCATTTAAAGGCAGGTGAGCCGCATGCAGAAATCCATGCACTAAGAATGGCAGGAGAAAAGGCAAAAGGCGGCACCATTTATGTCACACTTGAACCGTGTTCCCATCATGGAAGAACCGGCCCATGCGCTGTTGCCTTAGTCGAGGCAGGCATTAAAACGGTAGTGATTGCAACACTTGATCCAAATCCTGTCGTATCAGGAAATGGTGTCAAGATTTTAAAAGATGCCGGAATTGAAGTTGTTGTTGGAATCCGTGAACAAGAATCGCAAAGGATGAATGAGGTTTTTAATAAATTCATCGTTCAGAAAAAGCCATTTGTGACCATGAAGGCTGGTTCCACTTTGGACGGGAAAATTGCTACCCATTCATTTGATAGTAAATGGATTACCTCCGAGGGATCGAGAAGGGACGTTCACCAGCTAAGAAGTGAAAATATGGCGATCCTTGTCGGGGTCAATACGGTTATTAAAGATGACCCGGAATTGACTGCGAGAATTCCAAACGGCAGGAATCCGATTCGAATCATTTTGGATTCCACTTTAAAAATACCAATGGAATCAAAGGTTATAACAGACAAGCTTGCCGAAACATGGATTTTTACAAGCAAAAGGTATGATCCCAAAAAGAGAGAAGCATTACAGTCTCAGGGCATAAAAGTTTTTCATACAACTGGTGATGTAAAAGTTGATCCTAATGAGGTTTTGCAAATAGTAGGCGAAAATCTTATTTCCTCCGTTTTTATTGAAGGTGGGGGAACAATCCACGCTGCGTTTCTGGAAAATCAATTAATTGATAAAGTGATCTTGTATGTTGCCCCCAAATTGCTGGGAGGAAAAGATGCACCAACATTTCTTGAAGGTACTGGAGTAGATAAAATGCGGGATGCTGTGGAACTAGATAATGTAGAGGTTGAAAAAATCGGAAATGATTTTAAATTTAGCGGGTATCCATCTTATTTAAAATAGGGGGATATCATACATATTTAGAGTATTCAGATGAAATCTGGATACTCTTTTTATTATAGGATAAAAGTGAATTTTAAAGGTTTATAGTGCATTAATAAAGGGGGGAAATGTCCATTTTTCTGTTCAAGGGGCTGCATAATTATCTGCATAAAAAAGCCAAGGTTCAAATAAACAAACCCTGGCCTCCATTATCTATTCCAGACCGGCTCTCACCACGAGGTCGGAATCAGGTTGATCTAAATTTTGGATATTAAACAAATGTTCATACAATCCTTTTTGTTTCATGAGTTCCTCATGGGTTCCTGTTTCTAAGATTTTACCATCTTTAATAAAGATAATTTGATCGACGCCAGTAATCGTGGATAATCGGTGAGCAATAATAATCGTCGTTCTGTTTTTCGCTAATTTATCGAGTGATTCCTGGATCAGTGCTTCCGATTCCAAATCCAATGCCGATGTTGCTTCATCAAGTATTAAGATTCTTGGGTTTTTAAGAAAAACTCGTGCAATGGAAATTCTTTGTTTTTGGCCTCCAGATAACTTAACACCTTTTTCGCCAATTTCTGTATCATATCCATTTGGCAGATTGGTGATGAAATCATGAGCATTTGCTGCAATTGCGGCGGCTGCTACTTCTTCTTCTGATGCTTCAGGCCTTCCCAATAAAATATTTTCGCGAATCGTACCGCTGAAAAGGATGCTATCCTGAAAAACTAACCCAATATGACTTCTCAGACTTTGCTGTGTCACATCACTAATGTCAATTCCGTCGATCAAAATCTTTCCTTTTTCAGCATTATAAAAACGCGGGATCAAACTGATGAGAGACGATTTTCCGCCACCACTCATACCGACTAATGCGACCGTATTTCCAGGTGCAATTGTTAAATTAATATCTTTCAAAATCCAATCTGATTCTTGGTCATAGCGGAACCAAGTATTTTGGAAGTGAATTTCACCTGTTACATTAGTGAGCCGTGATGCATCAGGTTTATCAATGACATCATAGGGCTGATTCCACAGTTCCAATACCCGATCAAGGGAAGCCGTCGCTTGTGTTAGCAAGGTGGATGAGTTGACTAACCTGCGTAAAGGATTGTAAATCCGATCCAGGTAGCCGAAAAAGGCCACAAAGGTTCCTAAAGAAATATCGCCTGTTATGACTATATATCCCCCATAAGCAATGACTAGCAATGGGGCAATATCTGTCAACGTATTTATGATCGCATTTGTTAAAGCGTTCCATCCTGTAACAGCCATGGCCCTGCTCAGGAAACCTTTGTTCCTGATATCAAACTGATTTTGATCATAATCCTCAAGTGTAAAGCTTTTAACAACCGGCATCCCGGCAACCCTTTCATGCAAATAAGACTGGACATCTGCCAGAGCTTGGGATCGCTGCTTTGTTAATAATTTCAACCGTTTGTATAATTTTTTCACAGCGATGGCATAGAAAGGCAGAATAGCAATGGAGACGAATGTAAGCTTCACATTTAGTGTAAACATAAAAGCTAGGGCGATCATTAATGTGAACATGTCTAGCCAAATGTTCATCATTCCTGTTTCGACAAGGTTCTTTGTTTGTTCCACATCATTCATCACACGGGAAATAATCTCGCCAGTTTTATTGTTTTGATAGAACCGGAGGGACAGCCTTTGCAGATGGCTGTATAGTCCATTACGGATATCATATAATATTTTGCTCGTTATTTCTTGGGCGAAATATTGGCGGTAATATTCAACGGGATAGCGAATGATGGTAAATAGTACAAATGCACCGGCAATAACATACGTTAGCTGAAGCAGTTTATGTCCTGTTGAAATTTTAGCAAGGATAATGGAATCTACCGCATATTTCATGATCAAGGGAAGTGTTAAAGGAATCCCAAACTTTATCATCCCAATAATCAGAGTAATAAGGACAAGCTTCCAATATGGTTTAACAAACTTTGCATATAGTTTTATACTTTTCATTTTCGACCCCCGAAAAATCGTACCTTTTAATGACAGTGAATGTCAATAAAAATACCCCTCAAATCAATGATTGAGGGGGTTGTAAATATTTCCTTTTATGAAAGGGCTGAAAGTTCTTTTTCTAATGCTTTTTCAACAGTTACATATGTGTAATCAAGATCATTTGCAACAGCTTCATACGTGATTTCTCCATTTGCCACGTTCACACCAAGTTTTAATGCAGGATTTTCGGTGATGGCTTTGTAAACACCTTTATTGGCGATTTGTAATGCGTATGGGACCGTCACATTTGTTAACGCGATAGTTGATGTTCTAGGAACAGCTCCAGGCATATTGGCAACAGAGTAGTGAATGACTCCGTATTTTTCATATGTTGGATTGTCGTGAGTAGTAACATGGTCGTTTGTTTCTACAATACCGCCTTGATCTATAGCAACGTCAACAATGACAGAGCCTGGTTTCATTGATTTCACCATTTCTTCTGTTACTAGTTTTGGAGCTTTTGCGCCAGGGATAAGAACCGCACCGATTAAAAGGTCTGCTTCTTTAACCGCTTCAGCAATGTTAAATGGATTGGACATTAATGTTTTGACTTGGTTTCCGAAAATATCATCAAGTTGGCGAAGACGATCAGCACTTAAATCAATGATGGTAACGTCAGCACCTAAGCCGAAAGCCATTTTAGCTGCATTTGTACCAACAATACCACCGCCGATAATGGTTACTTTACCGCGATTCACACCTGGTACACCAGCAAGAAGAATGCCAAGGCCGCCGTTATTCTTTTGCAGAAATTGTGCGCCAATTTGCGGTGCCATGCGTCCAGCAACTTCACTCATTGGAGTTAATAGAGGCAATGTTCTATTAACAGAAACAGTTTCATAGGCAATGGCAATAACGCCTTTATCTTTAAGGGCCTGCGCCAAAGCTGGTTCTGCTGCAAGGTGTAAATAAGTAAATAAAATTAATCCTGGACGGAAATATGAATATTCACTTGTAAGTGGTTCTTTTACTTTCATAATCATATTAGATTGTGCCCAAACTTGCTCTGCGCTTTCAATAATCTGTGCACCAGCTTTTGCATAATCTTCATCAGCGAAACCGCTTCCAATTCCGGCGTTCTTTTCTACTAATACTTGATGTCCGGCATTGATTAAAGAGACTACTCCTGCAGGTGTAAGAGCTACACGATTTTCATTATTTTTAATTTCTTTAGGTACTCCAATAAACATTCCATTTCCTCCCCTTGGTTAACAACAATGAAATATTACCTATGTGTAAAAGTATAAATGGTTTTATAGCGAATTTCTTTGTTAAGAAAGGAGAAAGTGATCCTCACTTTTTGGTGAATTTCACAAAAGAGAAAAAAGGAAGCTGGATGATGTGATCAGCTTCCTTGGTATTTCTCTAATTTTAAATCAATGAAAAGGCTCATTTTTTGATTGGGGTCTTTGAAATCAACTTCGCCAATTTCGCTGATGCGCTTTATCCGGTAATTAAGGGTATTGGCATGAACATTTAATTCTTTTGCAGCCTCATGGATGTTTTGATCATTATTTAGAAAAGTCTCCAATGTTTCAACAAGATTGCTGTGGTGCTTTTGGTCATATTCATGAAGCCTTTTCAACGAATAATTTACATACGCCTCTGTTTTTCTTTTTTCCAAAAGGTGATCGAAAAATTGATAAATCCCTAGTTTTTGGTAATTAAATATTTTTGCCGTTTCGGCAGGGAATTTATCTTTTATTGATAACAATGACAATGTCTCTTCATAAGCTTTACGGATCATTTTATTATCTTGATATATACTGCTTGAGGCTGGTGTTATGTTGCGAATGCCATACCGCTCCGCCATTTTCGTTATAAATACATGGGAAAATTGGTCCAGCTCCTGAACAGGGTTCTCAATGCGTTCTGTTGAAACTAACAAAATCAATTGATTTAAGTCAATA
Above is a genomic segment from Neobacillus endophyticus containing:
- a CDS encoding CoA transferase subunit A; the encoded protein is MIEMQILVVKVVRMAEIISIEKAVNLVEDGMTVMIGGFLGVGAPENLIAALIEKDVKSLTIITNDTAFPNKGAGKLIVNKQARKVIASHIGTNPEAGRQMNSNELEVTLIPQGTLAEQIRCAGSGLGGILTPTGIGTEVEKGKQILLVENQEYLLETPIRADVALIRGSIVDKAGNVFYNYSTRNFNPLMAAAADLVIVGAEKIVETGDLDPNMVMTPGIFVDYIVGGEK
- a CDS encoding ABC transporter ATP-binding protein; amino-acid sequence: MKSIKLYAKFVKPYWKLVLITLIIGMIKFGIPLTLPLIMKYAVDSIILAKISTGHKLLQLTYVIAGAFVLFTIIRYPVEYYRQYFAQEITSKILYDIRNGLYSHLQRLSLRFYQNNKTGEIISRVMNDVEQTKNLVETGMMNIWLDMFTLMIALAFMFTLNVKLTFVSIAILPFYAIAVKKLYKRLKLLTKQRSQALADVQSYLHERVAGMPVVKSFTLEDYDQNQFDIRNKGFLSRAMAVTGWNALTNAIINTLTDIAPLLVIAYGGYIVITGDISLGTFVAFFGYLDRIYNPLRRLVNSSTLLTQATASLDRVLELWNQPYDVIDKPDASRLTNVTGEIHFQNTWFRYDQESDWILKDINLTIAPGNTVALVGMSGGGKSSLISLIPRFYNAEKGKILIDGIDISDVTQQSLRSHIGLVFQDSILFSGTIRENILLGRPEASEEEVAAAAIAANAHDFITNLPNGYDTEIGEKGVKLSGGQKQRISIARVFLKNPRILILDEATSALDLESEALIQESLDKLAKNRTTIIIAHRLSTITGVDQIIFIKDGKILETGTHEELMKQKGLYEHLFNIQNLDQPDSDLVVRAGLE
- a CDS encoding 3-oxoacid CoA-transferase subunit B, encoding MDSKTAKQIIAKRIAKELKDGDVVNLGIGIPTLVADYVNPDVNIIFHSENGFVGLGPSPQPGKEHKDIVNASGQLASIQKGAAFFDSALSFGIIRGGHVDVTVLGALEVDEKGNLANYIIPGKLVPGMGGAMDLVTGAKKVIIAMLHTANGAPKILKECSLPLTGKGKVDLIVTDMAVIEVTPNGLLLKEMAPGVSLKDILEKTKADLMISEELNATVV
- the ald gene encoding alanine dehydrogenase is translated as MFIGVPKEIKNNENRVALTPAGVVSLINAGHQVLVEKNAGIGSGFADEDYAKAGAQIIESAEQVWAQSNMIMKVKEPLTSEYSYFRPGLILFTYLHLAAEPALAQALKDKGVIAIAYETVSVNRTLPLLTPMSEVAGRMAPQIGAQFLQKNNGGLGILLAGVPGVNRGKVTIIGGGIVGTNAAKMAFGLGADVTIIDLSADRLRQLDDIFGNQVKTLMSNPFNIAEAVKEADLLIGAVLIPGAKAPKLVTEEMVKSMKPGSVIVDVAIDQGGIVETNDHVTTHDNPTYEKYGVIHYSVANMPGAVPRTSTIALTNVTVPYALQIANKGVYKAITENPALKLGVNVANGEITYEAVANDLDYTYVTVEKALEKELSALS
- a CDS encoding GTP cyclohydrolase II, with the protein product MSQLKFDTKILSILEDKIQLIKTEKGAIYLVGPIRLPVNLYGETVIFKWYCWLNCNEVTEDFERIIEKLSSVNLAELQQSSVLVYGDFEYGDDAIIRMHSICHTGDIFGSKRCDCGYQLKQSMKMIVDHGTGALFYLANHEGRGIGLFSKAMAYILQENGYDTVEANQALGFVDDSRNYSDAIQVLKALRSKPVTLITNNPKKLAALKHAGLPVSGRESLWGDISEYNEKYLQTKINRSGHLKDEGTCPHD
- the ribD gene encoding bifunctional diaminohydroxyphosphoribosylaminopyrimidine deaminase/5-amino-6-(5-phosphoribosylamino)uracil reductase RibD translates to MTNHEFYMDLALKTAQAMKGQTDPNPLVGAVIVNENRIVGIGAHLKAGEPHAEIHALRMAGEKAKGGTIYVTLEPCSHHGRTGPCAVALVEAGIKTVVIATLDPNPVVSGNGVKILKDAGIEVVVGIREQESQRMNEVFNKFIVQKKPFVTMKAGSTLDGKIATHSFDSKWITSEGSRRDVHQLRSENMAILVGVNTVIKDDPELTARIPNGRNPIRIILDSTLKIPMESKVITDKLAETWIFTSKRYDPKKREALQSQGIKVFHTTGDVKVDPNEVLQIVGENLISSVFIEGGGTIHAAFLENQLIDKVILYVAPKLLGGKDAPTFLEGTGVDKMRDAVELDNVEVEKIGNDFKFSGYPSYLK